GGAAAAGAATTATTTCAATCTCAACGGGACTATGAAATTGAGTGATAAATTAAGTATTGAGCTGGTATCCGATTATATGAACAGTTATACCCACAACCGGCCTACAATGATGTCCAGAATATTTGGAGCTTATGACGGTTTCTTCAGCCGTATGGATGACATGTCTGTTTACTTCAACAAATATCAAACTTCACAGGGATATCACTGGGTGCCCTATAACAAACCTTATAATGATAAAGAAAAACTTGCTTACAATATCAGGGCTAATGAATTATTAGATTTTTTATGGAACCAGGAAAAGAATAGCCACAACGAATATCAGAACCGTTTTGTTAATAGTGCCACTCTGAACATTAATTTGACCAATAAACTAAAAATCAGAGGCAGGCTGGGCAATGATTTCACCAGTGTAAAAGTAGAAGATAAGCAGTACAACTTGTACCCGGTATCCTTTGGATATTCTGGCTCTTATGGAGTACAAAACGGCCAATACAGCCTGATATACGGGGATGCTATGGCCGTATATACGGATAAAATTACAAAAGATCTGGAATTTACATTAACCGGAGGCATTACCGGTAAAGACGACACGTATAATGATGCCCAACAAGGGACCAATGGCGGATTGGTCAATGAAAACTGGTTTAGCATCAATAATTCTGCCAAATCATTTACAACAGATCAGATTAAATCAACCAGAAAAAATCAGACCTATATGGCAGAATTCGGAATGCTTTCGTTTAACTACAAAGACTGGTTTTTCATTGAAGGAACAGGAAGAAATGAAGCAACTTCAACTTTACCGCCGGGGAAAAACACTTATTTTTATCCTTCCATAAACAGTGGATTTGTTTTTTCTGATGCTTTCCACATGCCTTCATTCCTCAACTTTGGCAAATTAAGGGCTTCATGGGGAATAGTAGGGAACCACCCGGAAATGTATCAGGCAAATGTAGCCTACATTCAAAATTCCGTACAGACTGCAACAGGAGCGGCTCTTTATCAATATCCGAATAGCAGTCAATATGGGAACGATGGGATCAAGTCGGAGAAAAAATATGAGACAGAAATCGGACTTGAAGCCCGGCTATTTAATTATATACTGGGAATTGATGTCTCGTATTACAACAACAAAATCAAAAATCAGATTCTTTACCCCAGCATTGCGGCTTCTACCGGGGCAACCAGTATGTTATCAAACGTCGGAGACCTGACAAACCAGGGATTTGAAATGGCCTTAACGGCCAATCCCATAAAAACGAAAAATTTCAGTTGGGAAACCCGGCTGAATTATTCTTTCAATAAAAACAAACTGGATAGACTGTCTGACTATCTGACTAACCTGGAAATGTACAACACGGATGGCGGTTCACTGGTCATTAAAGCCAATGTAGGCGATGCACTGGGCGACATATACGTACATCCTATTGAAACCAATGAGAAAGGACAAAATGTGGTCAATGAGTACGGGGTTTATAATATTGATTACAACAATTATGTAAAAGTGGGGAATGTAATGCCAAAGGTTACCGGAGGCCTTTCCAACAGCCTTTCATACAAGAATTTTTCGCTGGATTTCATTATTGATTACAGATTTGGCGGACAGTTGGTATCAACCCCCATGTATTACATGTATG
This is a stretch of genomic DNA from Bacteroidota bacterium. It encodes these proteins:
- a CDS encoding SusC/RagA family TonB-linked outer membrane protein, whose amino-acid sequence is EKNYFNLNGTMKLSDKLSIELVSDYMNSYTHNRPTMMSRIFGAYDGFFSRMDDMSVYFNKYQTSQGYHWVPYNKPYNDKEKLAYNIRANELLDFLWNQEKNSHNEYQNRFVNSATLNINLTNKLKIRGRLGNDFTSVKVEDKQYNLYPVSFGYSGSYGVQNGQYSLIYGDAMAVYTDKITKDLEFTLTGGITGKDDTYNDAQQGTNGGLVNENWFSINNSAKSFTTDQIKSTRKNQTYMAEFGMLSFNYKDWFFIEGTGRNEATSTLPPGKNTYFYPSINSGFVFSDAFHMPSFLNFGKLRASWGIVGNHPEMYQANVAYIQNSVQTATGAALYQYPNSSQYGNDGIKSEKKYETEIGLEARLFNYILGIDVSYYNNKIKNQILYPSIAASTGATSMLSNVGDLTNQGFEMALTANPIKTKNFSWETRLNYSFNKNKLDRLSDYLTNLEMYNTDGGSLVIKANVGDALGDIYVHPIETNEKGQNVVNEYGVYNIDYNNYVKVGNVMPKVTGGLSNSLSYKNFSLDFIIDYRFGGQLVSTPMYYMYGAGMFKNTLDYRDAAHGGISYNIDANNNKVASASGTYHDGVILDGVTSTGAKNTTIVDAATYYMNSFAWGSGAGSYNRYEKAVFDNSYIKVREVTLNYTFSNQLVSKIGFQRLQFSLIGRNLFYIWKTLPNLDPEVGIGSSWLYQGIDQGSSAPTRSLGISLRASF